Genomic DNA from Modestobacter versicolor:
CTGCGCGACCCCGGGGCGTCCCGGGCGGGGCTGGCCGAGGCCGGCGACGTGACCCACCTGGTGTTCGGGGCCTACGCCGAGCGCCCCACCGCCCGGGAGCTCTCGGAGGTCAACGTCGGGATGCTGCGCAACACGCTGGACGGGCTGGCCGCGGCCGGGGCGCCGCTGGAGCACGTCACCCTCTACCAGGGCGGCAAGGCCTACGGCGCGCACATGGGGTTCTTCAACACCCCGGCCAAGGAGCGCGACCCGCGGATCGTCCAGCCGAACTTCTACTACGACCAGGAGGACCTGCTCCGCGAGGTCGCCGCCGAGCGCGGGTTCCGGCTCACCGTGTTCCGGCCCGAGGGCGTGATCGGGTACGCCGTGGGCAACCCGATGAACCTGCTCATGGTCCTCGCCGTCTACGCGGCGATCAGCCGGGAGCTGGGCCAGCCGCTGCGGTTCCCCGGCAGCCTCGCCGCCTACGACGCGCTGTACCAGGTCACCGACGCCGAGCTGCTGGCCCGGGCGACCGTGTGGGCCGGGGACGAGCCGGCCGCCGACGGCGAGGTCTACAACGTGACCAACGGCGACCAGGTGCGGTGGCGGCACCTGTTCCCTGCGTTCGCCCGGGCCTTCGGCATGGAGCACGCCGAGCCGCAGCCGGTGCCGCTGGCCGAGGCGATGGCCGACCGGCGCGACGTCTGGGAGCGGCTGGCCGCCCGGCACGACCTCGTCCCGACGCCGTACGAGGACCTGGTCGGCTGGGAGTTCGGCGAGTTCATCCTCACCTCCGGCTTCGACAACGTCAGCTCCACGATCAAGCTGCGCCAGGCCGGGTTCGCCGACTGCCTGGACACCGAGGACCGGTTCCTGGAGCTGTTCGAGCAGCTGGCGGCGCGGAAGGTGATCCCGCCGCTGGCCGGGTAGGGGAGCGGCATGCCCGACTACACCGTGAACGAGGCCGGCGTCGCCCATGCCCGGGAGCTCATCGACGCCGGGGAGTACGACGCCGACACCGAGTGGTCCCAGGCTGCGCCCTCGGCTGCGGAGCAGAACGAGGAGCGGGACGACGAGGGCCAGGAGGGCTACGCGCAGTGGCACCTGGCCGTCGACGAGTCCAAGGGCGAGGGCACCAAGGGGCGGTACCGGTTCCCCTACGGCGACTTCAGCCGGGTCAACCGGGCGGCGTTGATCCACGCGAAGCAGCGGGCCGCCCAGAACGACCACCCGGAGATCGAGCGGGCCGCCGACCAGCTGCTGGAGCGCCTGGACGCCGCCCGGGGCTGACGCAGCCCGGCCCGCCCAGCGGAAGCCGGGACGCGGCCGGGCCCCCGCGTCGGCAGACTGCGGGAGCGCCCCGGCGACGGAGCCGGGCGCCCGGCGGGCCCGCGGGCACCGGGCGGCCGCCGGCCGGCACACCCGGTGCAGGAGCGCACATGCGGATCACCGCCGCCGTCGTCGAAGAGCAGCACACCCCGTTCGTCGTCCGGGACGTCGAGCTGGACGACCCGGGCCCCGGGGAGGTGCTGGTCCGGGTCGCGGCCGCCGGCTTCTGCCACACCGACGGCCTGGCCCGCGACGGCGAGCTGCCGTTCCCACTGCCCGGCGTGCTGGGCCACGAGGGCGCCGGCACGGTCGTCGCCGTGGGGGACGGCGTCACCTCGGTGCGCGAGGGCCAGGCCGTCGTCATGGGCTGGCCGTGGTGCGGGGAGTGCCGCAACTGCCTGGACGGCGAGCCGCGGTACTGCCTGCAGCTGGGCGCGCTGTGCTTCAGCGGGCAGCGGCCGATCGGCAACTCCGGTCTGCGCACCACGGGCGGCGACCCGGTGGCCGGTGCCTTCTTCGGCCAGTCCTCCTTCGCCACCCACTCGCTGGCCACGGCCACCTCGCTGGTGCCCGTCCCGGACGGGCTGCCGGTCGACCTGATGGGACCGCTGGCCTGCGGGCTGGCCACCGGCGCCGGGGCCGTCTTCCACACCGCGCGCCCGCTGCCCGGCTCCTCGATCGTGGTCTACGGCGCCGGGACGGTCGGCCTGGCCGCGGTCATGGCCGCCCGGAACTCCCCGGCCAGCACGATCATCGCCGTCGACCGGCACGCCTCCCGGCTGCAGCTGGCCCGCGAGCTGGGGGCCACCGAGGTCATCGACGCCACCGACACCGACCCGGTGCAGGCGGTCGCCGACATCTGCGGCGGCCCGGCGGACTTCGCCGTCGAGTGCACCGGCATCATCGCCGTCGTCCGGCAGGCGATCGACTCGGTCGGCATGCGCGGTCAGGCGATCCTCATCGGTGGCGCCCCCGCCGGCGCCGAGTTCAGCGCCGACCACATGACCACGCTGTGGGGGAAGTCGATCGTCGGCACGCTGGGCGGCAGCGGCCGCAGCCAGCGGCTGATCGGTGGGCTGATGGACCTCTACGCCGCCGGGCGCTTCCCGATCGACCGGCTGGTGGAGCGCTTCCCGCTGGAGCGGATCGGCGAGGCCATGGAGGCCTCCTACAGCGGCGCCGTGGTGAAGCCGGTCATCACCATGCCGCAGGGCTGATGCCGTGGCGGCCGGCACCCGGGTGGGTGCCGGCCGCCACCGGCCTACCGGGTGCTGGCCGCGGCCCGCTCGAACTCGACGACGTCCCGCCAGCCGCCGCGCGGCACCGACGCCGTCCGCGGCTCGTCGGACCGCCGGCCGAGCTGGCCGGCCGGGCCGGTGACCTGCCGCGACCCCTTGGTCGAGACGTAGGAGGTCTCGTAGCCGACGGTCGCCTGCGGGTCCAGCCGCGGGTCGACGAGCAGCCCCTTGTCGCCTCCGCTGCGGATGAAGAAGAAGTCCGCCTGCACCCGGGCCGGGGTGACGTCCAGGACGGTGAACCCGTGGCCGATGCCCTCCAGGTAGCGGACCCAGGGGTTCACGGCCTGGAAGGCGGCGGTCGCGGCCTGCGCGGTGGCCGCGGAGCCCAGCGACTCCTTGAACCCGTTGCTGGTCACCGACGGGCAGACGAACTCCACGCCCACGGAGTTGCGGTCCAGCGGGTAGCGGGTGGTGTCCCGGGGCAGGTCGTTGGCCCACGAGGAGTGGATGTCGCCGGTGAGCACGACCGGGTCGGTGCGACCGGCGGCCATCGCGTCCAGCAGCGCCCGCTGGTCGGCCTGGTAGCCGTCCCACTGGTCGGTGTTGAACACCTGGCCGGGCAGCACCCCGGCCCGCGGCAGGGCGTACACCCGGGTGAGCACCGTCTGGTTGCCGACCAGGTGCCAGGCCTTGCTGCTGCCGGTGATCCCGCGGGTGAGCCAGTCCAGCTGCTGCGGCTCGGGCAGGTGCCGGGCGGGGTCGGTCAGCGCCGGGTTGAGCGTGCTCGCCGCCGTCGTCGGCACCTGCTGGCTGCGGTTCTGCCGGGTCTCGATCACCGACAGCTCGGCCAGGTCGCCGAAGCTGAACCGGCGGAAGAACTGGGTGCCCTGGTGCGGCTGGGGCTGCCAGCTCCCCGGCTCGCGGATCGGCATCCACTCCAGGTAGGCCTGGAACGCCAGCGCCCGGCGGGCCAGGAAGTCGCCCTCGGGACGGGTGCCCGCCGGCTGGCCGGGGCCGGTGTAGGAGGTGTCCGGGTCGTCCTGCGTCTCGTGGTTCTCCGCGCCGGTGTCGTAGGCGTCGTTGGTGATCTCGTGGTCGTCGAAGACCACGATCCACGGCTGCCGGCGGTGCGCCTCGCGCAGGTCGGGGTCGGTCTTGTAGAGCGCGTGGCGCAGCCGGTAGTCGGCGAGGGTGACCACCTCGGTGGCCGGCTGGTGGTCGCGCACCCCGGCCAGCTCGGCGGGGCCGTAGCGGTCCTCGTCGTTGCCGTACTCGTAGAGGTAGTCGCCCAGGTGCAGCACGAAGTCCAGGTCGTCGCGGGCGGCCAGCCCCCGGTAGGCGGTGAAGTACCCGCCGGTGTAGTTGCTGCAGCTGACGAACGCCAGCCGCAGGGCGTGGGTGCGGCCCGGCTCGTCGGGAGCGGTCTGGGTGCGGCCGATCCCGGAGATCGCACCGCACGCGGCGAACCGGTAGTAGTACCGGGTGTAGGGGGTCAGGCCGGAGACGACGACCTTGACCGTGTGGTCACGCGAGGCGTCGGTCGTGGTGGTGCCGATCCTGACGATCTTGCGGAAGCCCGGGTCGGCGGCGACCGCCCAGATGACCCGGGTCCGGCGGCCGCGGCCGCTGCCCGGGGTGGCGTCCGGCGACGGCGTCACCCGGGTCCACAGCAGCAGCTCGGTGGCGGTCGGGTCGCCGCTGGCGATGCCGAAGCCGAACACCCCCGACCGGGCCGTCTCGTCGACCGTGGCCCGGGCCTCCTCGGTGGTGAGCCCACCCAGGGTGAGCGCGGCGGCCGCGACGGCCCCGCCCTTGAGCATCGTCCTGCGGGACAGCGGCGTCTCGATGGCCATGCCTGGACTGTGTCCGGGCCGGGCGACGCCCGGGCGGGTGCCGGGTGAACAACGGCGGTCGCGGCCCTGGCCGGTGGCCGACCGCTCGTTTTCCGGGCGCGACCGCCGGGCAGGGGAGGGAGACCGCGGTGCGCGTCCCGACCGCCCGAGCGCCCTGCGCAGCGAGCGCCGCCGTCCGGACCGCACCCTCCGCCCACCGACGGGAGCCCCCATGGCCATCGCCACCACCAACCCCACCACCGGCGAGGTGCTGAAGACCTACGAGCCGCTGCCGGACGACGCGCTCGAGGAGAAGATCGCCCGCGCCGCGGCCGCCTTCCGCAGCTACCGGCTGACCTCGGTCGAGGACCGGGTCGGCTGGCTGCGCGCGGCCGCCGACGTGCTGGACGCCGACACCGACGCGGTCGCCGAGCTGATGACCACCGAGATGGGCAAGACGCTGGCGTCGGCCAAGGCCGAGGTGGCCAAGTGCGCCACGGCGCTGCGCTACTACGCCGACCACGGCCCGGCGATGCTCGAGCCCCAGCAGCTGGACGCCGACGCGGTGGGCGCCCGGCAGGCCTACGTCACCTACCAGCCGCTGGGCGTCGTGCTCGCGGTGATGCCGTGGAACTTCCCGCTGTGGCAGGCGATGCGCTTCGCCGCCCCGGCGCTGATGGCCGGCAACGTCG
This window encodes:
- a CDS encoding SDR family oxidoreductase, whose protein sequence is MVAGQGSVLVTGAGGVIGAHAAAEHAKDPGRRVRGLSRRAPRETGWEHLAVDLRDPGASRAGLAEAGDVTHLVFGAYAERPTARELSEVNVGMLRNTLDGLAAAGAPLEHVTLYQGGKAYGAHMGFFNTPAKERDPRIVQPNFYYDQEDLLREVAAERGFRLTVFRPEGVIGYAVGNPMNLLMVLAVYAAISRELGQPLRFPGSLAAYDALYQVTDAELLARATVWAGDEPAADGEVYNVTNGDQVRWRHLFPAFARAFGMEHAEPQPVPLAEAMADRRDVWERLAARHDLVPTPYEDLVGWEFGEFILTSGFDNVSSTIKLRQAGFADCLDTEDRFLELFEQLAARKVIPPLAG
- a CDS encoding NAD(P)-dependent alcohol dehydrogenase gives rise to the protein MRITAAVVEEQHTPFVVRDVELDDPGPGEVLVRVAAAGFCHTDGLARDGELPFPLPGVLGHEGAGTVVAVGDGVTSVREGQAVVMGWPWCGECRNCLDGEPRYCLQLGALCFSGQRPIGNSGLRTTGGDPVAGAFFGQSSFATHSLATATSLVPVPDGLPVDLMGPLACGLATGAGAVFHTARPLPGSSIVVYGAGTVGLAAVMAARNSPASTIIAVDRHASRLQLARELGATEVIDATDTDPVQAVADICGGPADFAVECTGIIAVVRQAIDSVGMRGQAILIGGAPAGAEFSADHMTTLWGKSIVGTLGGSGRSQRLIGGLMDLYAAGRFPIDRLVERFPLERIGEAMEASYSGAVVKPVITMPQG
- a CDS encoding alkaline phosphatase D family protein, producing the protein MAIETPLSRRTMLKGGAVAAAALTLGGLTTEEARATVDETARSGVFGFGIASGDPTATELLLWTRVTPSPDATPGSGRGRRTRVIWAVAADPGFRKIVRIGTTTTDASRDHTVKVVVSGLTPYTRYYYRFAACGAISGIGRTQTAPDEPGRTHALRLAFVSCSNYTGGYFTAYRGLAARDDLDFVLHLGDYLYEYGNDEDRYGPAELAGVRDHQPATEVVTLADYRLRHALYKTDPDLREAHRRQPWIVVFDDHEITNDAYDTGAENHETQDDPDTSYTGPGQPAGTRPEGDFLARRALAFQAYLEWMPIREPGSWQPQPHQGTQFFRRFSFGDLAELSVIETRQNRSQQVPTTAASTLNPALTDPARHLPEPQQLDWLTRGITGSSKAWHLVGNQTVLTRVYALPRAGVLPGQVFNTDQWDGYQADQRALLDAMAAGRTDPVVLTGDIHSSWANDLPRDTTRYPLDRNSVGVEFVCPSVTSNGFKESLGSAATAQAATAAFQAVNPWVRYLEGIGHGFTVLDVTPARVQADFFFIRSGGDKGLLVDPRLDPQATVGYETSYVSTKGSRQVTGPAGQLGRRSDEPRTASVPRGGWRDVVEFERAAASTR